GCGCAGGCATGGGCGCGCCGTACTTCTCGACCGACACGACCGCCGCGCAGCGTGCGCTGGAGGTCGGCGCGGAGGCGGTGCTCAAGGCGACGCAGGTGGACGGCGTCTACGACGCCGACCCGCGCACCAACGCCGACGCCGTGAAGTTCGACTCGCTCGACTACGCCGAGGTCATCGCCCGGGGCCTCAAGGTGATGGACACCACCGCGATCAGCCTCTGCATGGACAACAAGCTGCCGATCGTGGTCTTCGACCTCATGACGGAGGGCAACATCGGCCGCGCCGTCCGGGGTGAGAAGATCGGTACGGTCGTCTGCCCGACCGACCCCTCCTGAACGCCGCAGCGAAAGGGCCGCCGTGATCGACGACACCCTCCTCGAGTCCGAGGAGAAGATGGACAAGGCCGTCACGGTCTGCCGCGAGGAGCTCGGCACGATCCGGACCGGGCGCGCGACGCCGGCCATGTTCTCCAAGATCACCGCCGAGTTCTACGGCACGCCGACGCCGCTGTCGCAGATGGCGTCGATCACCGTGCCGGAGCCGCGGATGGCCGTCGTGAAGCCGTACGACAAGTCCTCGCTCGGCGCGATCGAGAAGGCGATCCGCGACAGCGACCTCGGCGTCAACCCGACCAACGACGGCACGCTGATCCGCATCGTGCTCCCGCAGCTCACCGAGGAGCGGCGCAAGGACCTGATCAAGGTCGCGCGGCACAAGGCGGAGGAGGGCCGGGTGGCGATCCGTTCGGTACGCCGCCACGGCAAGGACGCGCTGGACCGGCTGGCCCGCGACGGCGAGGCCGGCGAGGACGACGTGCGCCGTGCCGAGAAGGAGCTCGACGAGCTGACGCACCGCTACATCGCGCACGTCGACGACGCGCTGAAGAACAAGGAGGCGGAGCTGCTCGAGGTCTGACGGCCTCCCGCGCTCCGCTGCCATGTCCGTCGCCGAGGTCCCGAGCCCGGCCGAGGTCCCCGACGTCGGCGAGCCGCCGCAGCCGCGCCGGGCCGGCCGCAACCTGCCCGCCGCGATCGCGGTCGGCCTGTTCCTCGGCGCGCTGATCCTCGTCACGCTGTTCACCAGGCGGCCGGCGTTCGTGGCGCTGGCGACGGTGGCGATCGCGTACGGCACCTGGGAGCTCTGCCGCGCGCTGGAGCAGTCCGGCGCGCACGCCGCCCGCACGCCGCTGGTGCTCGGCGGCGCCGTGACGATGGTGGCGGCGTACGCGCGGGGCACTACGGCGTTGCTGTTCGGGCTGGTCGTGACCTGCCTCGCCTGCCTCGCCTGGCGGCTGCCGGAGGGCGTGCCCGGGTACCTGCGGGACTGGACGACGAGCGTGTTCGTGGCGGCGTACGTGCCGTTCCTCGCGGGGTTCGCGATGCTGATGACCGCGCCGGCGAACGGCCCCGCGCGGATCGTGTCGTTCATCGCGACGACGGTGTGCAGCGACGTCGGCGGCTACACCGCGGGCGTGCTGCGCGGACGCCACCCGATGGCGCCGTCGGTGAGCCCGAAGAAGACGTGGGAGGGGCTCGCGGGCAGCGCGCTCGCCTGCACCGCCGGCGGCGTCGCGCTCGTCTCCACGATCATGGAGATCGCCTGGTGGCAGGGCGCGCTGTTCGGCCTCGCGGTCGCCGCCGCGGCCACGCTCGGCGACCTCGGCGAGTCGCTCGTCAAGCGCGACGTCGGCATCAAGGACATGGGCCACCTGCTGCCCGGCCACGGCGGGCTGATGGACCGGCTCGACTCGCTGCTCATCGTCGCGCCGGTCGCGTGGCTGCTGCTGACCGCGTGGTCGGGATGACCTCGCTCCCGCTCGTCTTCGACGCGCCGCGGCGCGGGAAGCCGCCGCGCCACCTCGCCGACCTGCCGCCCGCGGAACGCCGCGCGGCCGTGGCGGCGCTGGGGGAGAAGCCGTTCCGCGCCGACCAGCTCGCCCGCTGGTACTTCAAGGGCGCCTCGACCGACCCGGAGTCGATGACCGACCTGCCGGCGGCGACGCGCGACGCGCTCGTGGGGGCGTTGCTGCCGCCGCTGCTCACGCCGGTGCGCCACGTCGAGGCGGACCGCGGCGCGACGCGGAAGACGTTGTGGCGGCTGCACGACGGGGCGCTGGTCGAGTCGGTGCTGATGCGCTACCCGGACCGCAACACCGTCTGCGTCTCCTCGCAGGCCGGCTGCGGCATGGCCTGCCCGTTCTGCGCGACCGGCCAGGGCGGGCTCACCCGCAACCTGTCCGCCGCCGAGGTCGTCGACCAGGTCGTGTCGGCGCAACGCGCCCTCGCCGCCGGCGAGCTTCCCGGCGGCCCCGGCCGCGTCTCCAACGTCGTGTTCATGGGCATGGGCGAGCCGCTCGCCAACTACAACGCCGTCGTCGGCGCCGTGCGCTCGCTGGCCGACGACGTCGGCCTGTCGCAGCGATCCATCACCGTCTCCACCGTCGGCCTGGTGCCCGCGATCGAACGCCTCTCCGCCGAGGGGCTGCACGTCACGCTCGCGCTGTCGCTGCACGCGCCCGACGACGAGCTGCGCGACACCCTGGTGCCGGTCAACACCCGGTGGAAGGTGCGCGAGGCGCTGGACGCGGCGTGGGCGTACGCGGCGCGGACCAAGCGCCGCGTCAGCATCGAGTACGCGCTGATCCGCGACGTCAACGACCAGCCGTGGCGGGCGTCGTTGCTGGGCGAGCTGCTGCGCGGGCACCTCGTGCACGTCAACCTCATCCCGCTCAACGAGACGCCCGGCAGCGCGTGGACGGCGAGCACGCCCGCCGCGCAGCGGGAGTTCGTGCGGCGGATCGAGTCGTACGGCGTCCCGGTGACGGTGCGCGACACCCGCGGCAGCGACGTGGCGGCCGCCTGCGGCCAGCTCCGCGCCGACGCGGCCGACCGCTAGCGCGCGCCCGCGGCGTTCGACCGCGCCGGCTCCACGCAGACGGTCGGCTCCGCGGCGCCCGAGATCTGGAGCCGCAGCAGCACGCCGTCGCCCGGGGTGATCCGATGGAGCGGCGGCGGCAGCATGAGCTGCTTCGGCCTCCCGTCCGGTCCGAGGTACCGGACCGGGCGGGTGCCGGGCGCGCCGACGGGCCGCGACACGACGTGCAACGGCGCGCACCGCGGCGCCGCCGCGCTCCCGAGCGGCAACGCCGCGAGCGCCACCGCGGCCAGCACCACCGTCTGCCTCATGCCGCGCAGCGTGGCCGCGGCGGCCGGACGCGTCAACGCCCCGCGTAGAGTCGCAACGCGTGGGACACCTGTTCGTGATCGGCGACTCGCTGGCGTTCCACGGGCCGGAGCAGCCGGAGCTGCTGACCCACCCGGGGCTGTTCCCCAACGTCCTCGGCGAGCTGCTCGGCCTCGACGTCGACGTGGTCGCGCGGCTCGGCTGGACCGCCCGCGACGCCTGGTGGGCGCTGACCCGCGACCCGCACGTCTACTCGGTGCTGCTGCCGCGCGCGGACGTCGTCGTGCTCGCGGTCGGCGGCATGGACCAGCTCCCCGCGTGGCTGCCGACGTACCTGCGCAACGGCCTCGACCACGTCCGCCCGGGGCCGGTGCGGCGGGCGGTGAAGCTCGCGTACCACCACGCCACGCCGTACGCCGTCCGCCTCACCCGGGGCAGCCTGCGCGCGCTGCCGCAGCGGGCCACGCTGGCCTACCTCACCCGCTGCGTCGAGGCGATCCGCACGCTGAAGCCGGGGACGCCGGTGGTGGGCATCGTGCCGCCGCCGTTCGACGCGCCGTACTTCGGCCATGTCACCCGCACCCACCGCCCGGCGGTGCTGGCGCACCGGGCGTGGGGGCAGGCGCAGGGGGTGCCGCTGGCCGACCTGGACCGGGTGGTCGCCCCGCACCTCGCCGCCGGCACGCTGAACAGCGACGGCATGCACTGGTCCTGGGCGGCCCACCGGGACGTCGCCGAGGCGCTCGCGGCGGCCGTCGCGGCCGGTCCGGGGAATGCCGCCATTCGGCGCAACGTTCGGTCACCTTGATAGCCCGTTCGGCTGGATTTCGCTGCCCCCACTGGCTAGTCCGGTCGCAGCGAGTTACGTTCCTCTCAACGGCGGCGTCCCCAGCGGGGCCGTCTCCCACCCGTCCCACAGCGTCGCGCGGCGTGAGCCGCGTGGAAGGGCGTTACATGAACCTGTCCAGGCTTCGCCTCAGCGTCGTCGCCGTCGGCTCCGCGGTCGTCGCGGTGACGATCGGTGCGGCGACCAGCGGCGTGCCGACGACCGTCGGCAAGACCGCGCCGCGCAACTTCCAGTTCGCCGAGCGCGCGATGAACGCGCAGGGCTCGCCCGGCAAGGAGGGCGACGAGGCGCGCACGGCGGCCGAGCAGTACGCGCAGGCCCGCCAGGCCCCCGGCGTCACCGCCCCCGGCGCGTACGACGCCGCGTGGGCGCAGATGGCGACGCTGCCGACGTACGCCGGCTCGTGGTCGGAGACCACGAACAAGAAGTACAACGCCGACGACCCCAACTACCGCGACCCGCTGTACTCGAACAGCAGCGGCGGCGCGGGCCTCGTGACCGGCCGCATCACCGGCATCGCCGTGGCGGCCAACGGCACGATCTTCGCGGGCGGCGCCGACGGCGGCGTCTTCCGCAGCACCGACCAGGGCACCACCTGGACGCCGATCGCCGACGGCCTCCCGACGCTGTCGGTCGGCGACGTGCGCATCGCACCCGACGGTGCGCTGTGGCTCGCGACGGGTGAGGGCAACACCGGCTCGACGGCCTACG
The DNA window shown above is from Mycobacteriales bacterium and carries:
- the frr gene encoding ribosome recycling factor — its product is MIDDTLLESEEKMDKAVTVCREELGTIRTGRATPAMFSKITAEFYGTPTPLSQMASITVPEPRMAVVKPYDKSSLGAIEKAIRDSDLGVNPTNDGTLIRIVLPQLTEERRKDLIKVARHKAEEGRVAIRSVRRHGKDALDRLARDGEAGEDDVRRAEKELDELTHRYIAHVDDALKNKEAELLEV
- a CDS encoding phosphatidate cytidylyltransferase — its product is MSVAEVPSPAEVPDVGEPPQPRRAGRNLPAAIAVGLFLGALILVTLFTRRPAFVALATVAIAYGTWELCRALEQSGAHAARTPLVLGGAVTMVAAYARGTTALLFGLVVTCLACLAWRLPEGVPGYLRDWTTSVFVAAYVPFLAGFAMLMTAPANGPARIVSFIATTVCSDVGGYTAGVLRGRHPMAPSVSPKKTWEGLAGSALACTAGGVALVSTIMEIAWWQGALFGLAVAAAATLGDLGESLVKRDVGIKDMGHLLPGHGGLMDRLDSLLIVAPVAWLLLTAWSG
- the rlmN gene encoding 23S rRNA (adenine(2503)-C(2))-methyltransferase RlmN is translated as MTSLPLVFDAPRRGKPPRHLADLPPAERRAAVAALGEKPFRADQLARWYFKGASTDPESMTDLPAATRDALVGALLPPLLTPVRHVEADRGATRKTLWRLHDGALVESVLMRYPDRNTVCVSSQAGCGMACPFCATGQGGLTRNLSAAEVVDQVVSAQRALAAGELPGGPGRVSNVVFMGMGEPLANYNAVVGAVRSLADDVGLSQRSITVSTVGLVPAIERLSAEGLHVTLALSLHAPDDELRDTLVPVNTRWKVREALDAAWAYAARTKRRVSIEYALIRDVNDQPWRASLLGELLRGHLVHVNLIPLNETPGSAWTASTPAAQREFVRRIESYGVPVTVRDTRGSDVAAACGQLRADAADR
- the octT gene encoding diglucosylglycerate octanoyltransferase — protein: MGHLFVIGDSLAFHGPEQPELLTHPGLFPNVLGELLGLDVDVVARLGWTARDAWWALTRDPHVYSVLLPRADVVVLAVGGMDQLPAWLPTYLRNGLDHVRPGPVRRAVKLAYHHATPYAVRLTRGSLRALPQRATLAYLTRCVEAIRTLKPGTPVVGIVPPPFDAPYFGHVTRTHRPAVLAHRAWGQAQGVPLADLDRVVAPHLAAGTLNSDGMHWSWAAHRDVAEALAAAVAAGPGNAAIRRNVRSP